AATTGTACTAACCATGTCCCATATCACACAATTATTATATTCATCCCATTCTTTACATGTTTTATCATACTCTCTTATATCATCATATAAGCTCGTATATATTTGTACATGCTGTAAAATTTTACCATCTTCGCCATAACGAAACTCTGACATAACATCATTGTTTTTATTTGTTGTTTTTAATAAGCGACCTTGCTTATCGTAATAATAATGAATGACATTTCCTTTGTTGTTAGAGTTAGAGTCAATAATTGTTGATAATGTAATTTTATTATCTTGGTATGAAAATTGGCTGATATCAGTACCCATTAATGAACCATCATTATCGTAAAAAAAAGATGTTTTTCCTGTTAATTGATTTTGCTTATTTTTATTATAAAATTCACTGAGGTAGAGAGTATGAGTTCGATGCCGATTTTTTAATTGATATATCTGTTTTATATTATCAGATGTTGGCATTCTTAATAGATTTGTCTCTATATTTTCATGGATATATTCTTGTGTAGAGAAGCTATATTTGGTGATAAAACCACACTCATCAAATTGAGTTTCACCTTTAAAGGCTTTTAATCGACCATTCTCAGGTAACTTGCTGGTAATACTAATTGACTTTATTGGTCCATAAATAAAATTGATTGTAATGAATGTGCTATTAGTGGTATTTATCTGCTTTTGTGATTCATTACAAGACGTTTGTATCGCAAAAGTAGAAGGTGTAATAAAAAGAGTGCAGAGAGAAAAAGTAAAAATTAATGGTAATTTCATGTAATGAGCCATTTCAAATTTTTATTAAAGAAAATCGCGCTACAGAGCATATCATCACTAATTGACCTAGGTAGTTTTACATAAATCATTTTTTAATGAAAGTATCATAGGAGAGTATTTATCATGTGCTGAAAAATATAGGATAAATATATTTAAAACCAATCTAAATGTGATGATTGATAAGTGACTTTTTTTGCATAAAGAGTTGCATTATTACATTAATTCGTTTTTCAGTAATTTACTGTTATCTAAATTATTTTAAAAAGTTATCGCTAATAACCATTAAAAATAACGAGTGAGTTTGTAATTAATTTATTGATTTATCATTAATTTTTTATTTTTATGACTTATATAGCATTCTTTGTAATTAGAATAATAAACAATATTTTGGGTGAGTTGAAGTCAAATATAATAATGCATCGTATAGCTAATACAATGTTTTATCAAAAAAAGAGTATTGATATAAATAAGTACTTTTTTCTTACATAAAAACCTTATTTTTTGACAACATAATAGATTTAAATAAAGCTTTTTTATCTGCGAAATTCGAAAGTTTATTCATAATATTCAAATTTGTTATAGACAGTTGCGGTACTAGTATCGATTATCATGCCATCTTTTCTTACTTCACTTACCATATTCCAGATTAAGCAATTATTATATTTATCCCACGCTCGACAAGTATTGTCATATTCTCTTATATCATCATATAAACTGGTGAATATTTGCATTTGGCGCAAAATCTTACCATCTTTACCATAATGGAATTCTAAGGTTACTTCATCATTATCAATTGCTTTTAAAAGACGTCCTTGCTCATCATAAAGATAATGAATTGAATTTCCTTGGTTTGCTGCTGTAGATTCAATAATAGTTTCTGCTGAAATTTTATCACCTTTATAACTCAGTTTAGCAAAATCAGTACCCATGAGTGAGCCGTCATCATCATAAAAATAAGATGTTTTATCTACCAATTGATTTAGATTATTTTTATCATAATATTCAACTAAATAGAGCGTGTGTGTTCTATGACGATTTTTTAACTGGTATTTATATTTGATATTGTAAGGTGTTGACATTCTTAAAAGATTTGTCTCAATATGCTCATGAATATATTCTTGTGTAGAAAAGTCATATTTGGTAAGCATTCCACATTCATCAAATTGAGTTTCACCTTTAAAGGCTTTAAACCGGCCTTTTTCAGGTAATTCGCTGGTGGTGGTGATTGTTTTTATCGGTCCATAATTGAAATTAATCGTTATGAACATATTGTTAGATGCATTCACTTGTTTTTTTGATTTATCACAAGATATTGACATCGCAGAAACGGGGAGTGTAATAAAAAACGTACATAAAGAGAAAATAAAAAATAATGGAAATTTCATGTAATGAACCATCTTAAAAATTTATTAAAAATAACTCTTCAGAGTCTATTTATCATTTATTGATTTAAGTAGTTTTACACAAATTGTTTTTTAATGAAAGTATCACTTAGTTTAATTGTAGATAATTAATATAGTAGTAAATATAAAAACCAGTCTATTTTTGATAGTCTGATTTTTATATTAATAGTTTATTATGGGAATAATAAAGTATCTTTATATTATTCGTAGTAAGTAAATTCGTTATGAAGCACAGCTTTACTGTAATTAATCATTTCATCATCAAATTTTATAGTGCTTTCGAGTTGCTCTTTCGTACAGTTATCAAAATCATCCCATTCAAGGCAGGTAGAGATAAAAGCTTTATCTTCACCATTCATTCCTTTTATATAGTTTGCTTGTTTAATAACTTTCCCTTGATCGTCATAATGGTACTCAACGTTTATTTTTTCATCTTCTTTTACTAAACGTAGTCTTCCTTGTGGATCATAAGTATATTCTGTTGTAAAAAACTCGTCGGAAGAGGTTGAAGAGTGTGCAATCTCTTTAACAATACGCCCTTCTTTATAGCCGAATTGGCTAGTGAGTGTATCTATTAATTCGCCATCATTAGCGTAGTATTGAGTGATCTTTTTATTGAGTCGATTTTGCTGATCTTTACTATAGGTTTCCTGCATATATATAGAATGCGAACCATAGGCATTTTTTAGTTGGAATTGATACCGAATAACGAAAGGATTATCAGGAGTTGTTCTTATTAAATTAGTTTCTACGTTGCCTTCAATGTATTCTTGCATTGATGTGCTATCTTTCAGCAAGTTTCCACATTCATCAAGCTGAATTTCGCCCTTAAATGCTTTAAAACGACCATCATTGGGTAACGTGCTTGTCATCATGACTGACTTTACCGGACCATTAAAGGAAGTGAGTAACATAATTTGCGTATTAGCAATATTTTGTTGTTTTTCAGCATCCGTACATTGAGTTGAAGTTGCGATAGCTGAAAATGAGGAGAATGCATATAGTGAAAGGGTTAGGAGTAATTGTGATTTCATAAGACCGTCCATGTATATACTCATTATACTTCAAGCCACAGCGTTACTCGTCATACTTCAAGTTGCTGTAGCGTTATTGCTACGTTCATTCACACTAGTTGCATATTATATATGCCCTTAGTGACTCATTCACTTGTCATCTGGCTACATCTTAGTGCCTATTTGTATGCATTTAAGTTGTCGCCTGGCTGTATCTTGAATTATTTAGAGTATAAGTAGTGTATAAATATAGGCTCAGTATAGGTAATTGGTTTACTAAATAGTATAGATAAAATCCTATATGATTAACTGATATAAAAGGAAAAAAATATTTTGGTACGATCAGAGCGACTTTTTGGAGCATTAAGATGTCAAACGTGTTTTCTTTTACGACAGATACGGCAACGCTAGCTATTTTTGATTTACAAGCGATCCAGCATCGAAAATCAGATACTGCAGATTGGTGGAGTATATTGGATGATGAGATAGGTGAAATGAATAAAGGCAATATTGCCTTTATTGGTCTAGGTTGTGATGGTTTCTACACAATCAATTTATGCGACAACATTGAAGAAGCGGATGTGAAGATAAATATAAGTTGTCCTTCAGGGCGCTTATTTATAGGGGCAGGAGAAGACACAACGGGCGGTGATTTAGAGCCAGATGCTCCTGAATATCGTTCTGGTGAGGTTATTTTTTTACCAACAGGTAATTATGAGATTTCGGTAAAAAAGAAAGATGATAATTTATTAATTGCTTTTAATAAAAGTAAAATAGGTATTAATTTATTTAAGAGCACACTTCGTATCTAATCGATAGCGTTAATGACTATTAATGAATGACAGGTTAGATGAATATTTTATATTCTTATTCTGTGTTTTTTAAACAACTGTGCGAATTATAAGCAAAGTTGTAATTAGATATCATTGTAATTCTAATGCAAAAAGTAAAACTAAAAAATAGCCATTTTGTCGCCACTTTCTTCTAGATACAAAAAAGCCACTTATTTCTAAGTGGCATAAATGTCTGATTTATCAGCTTAAATTTGGTGGGTTGTGGGAGGCTCGAACTCCCGACCAATTGATTAAGAGTCAACTGCTCTACCGACTGAGCTAACAACCCGATGCGCAGATTATTCTCCTCTAAAAAGCGATGGTCAAGCTCTTATTTTAATTTTTTTTCAAATGGATAAAATATCGCCAAGTAAATTAAAGAAAGGATCTTATCTGGTTATCAAAGCATCATTCATTTTACTAAAAGTGATCTTTTCATTACTTATACTGAGATTTGTGTCACAATAATTTCGCAAACACATTGCCACGTCAAAAAATAAAATAGTGGCAAAACAACATCAAAAATATGAACACATTTCAGGTATGGTATGGAAGAGCAAACAGAAATTTCTCCTCCCGCTAGAGTGAAAAATGCCACTCTACAACGCGGGCTAACAAATCGTCATATTCAATTAATTGCTATTGGTGGAGCTATTGGTACTGGTCTATTTATGGGATCAGGGAAAACCATTTCATTAGCAGGGCCATCAATTATTTTTGTCTATATGATAATCGGCTTTGTCTTGTTCTTTGTCATGAGAGCGATGGGAGAGTTATTATTATCAAATTTAGAATATAAGTCATTTAGTGATTTTGCTGGTGATTTATTAGGGCCTTGGGCTGGTTTTTTTGTTGGTTGGACTTATTGGTTTTGTTGGGTCATTACAGGGATTGCCGATATTGTTGCCATAACGTCTTATATTAGCTATTGGGCACCGAATTTTCCTGAATGGGGAACATCTTTTATTTGTGTGCTGACACTGCTTATTTTGAACTTAGCGACAGTAAAATTATTTGGGGAAATGGAATTTTGGTTCTCCATGATAAAAATAACAGCAATTGTTTCTTTGATTGTTGTGGGGATTGTTCTTATCAGTATTGGGTTTGAATCGCCAGCAGGGCACACAGCCGCGTTACAGAATATCTGGAATGATGGGGGGATGTTCCCCAAAGGGTTAAGTGGTTTTTTTGCGGGTTTCCAAATTGCTATTTTTGCTTTTGTCGGAATAGAGTTGGTAGGAACCGCTGCCGCTGAAACGCGTAATCCAGAAAAATCGTTGCCTAAAGCGATTAATGCTATTCCTATTCGTATTATTACTTTTTACGTATTGGCCTTAGCAATTATTATGTCGGTGACACCATGGCGCTCAATTTTGGCTGATAAAAGCCCATTTGTTGAACTGTTTGTTATGATAGGAATACCAGCCGCGGCAAGTTTGGTGAACTTTGTCGTATTAACGGCTGCAGCATCTTCTGCTAATAGTGGTATATTTTCCACAAGCCGTATGTTATTCGGTTTATCAAAAGAAGGCGAAGCACCAAAGCAGTTTAGTCAATTATCTAAACGGGCTGTACCTGCCAATGGACTGTTATTCACCAGCTTATGTTTATCATGTGGAATTGTATTAATTTACTTTATCCCTGATGTAATGCATGTATTTACCTTGGTCACGACAGTGTCGGCGTTATTATTTATGTTTATCTGGAGTATGATTTTATGCTCTTATTTAGCGTATCGTAAAAAACGCCCACAACTGCATGAGAAATCTATTTATAAAATGCCATTGGGTATTATTATGTCATGGCTATGTCTTGCTTTCTTTGTCTTTATGACCGTGCTCTTAGCCTTTGAGCATGATACTCGCCAGGCATTAAGTGTGACACCATTGTGGTTTATTGCTCTAGCAATAGGCTATCAATATGTTAAAAAGAACAAACAGAAAAAGAATGTTCAAAAATAACATGTTAATTGCATAATAAAAGAGAAAAGCCTTATTTATTTAATAAGGCTTTTTTTTGTGGATTTTATTATTTATAAAATGGAATAATTTTAAATAAAAACATAAAATTTATATTTTAATGACTTATTCATAGCCTTATTTCTTAATTTAATAAGTTAACGGTTTATTATTTATTAAGTGAAAGGATAGACATTATTTGTACCTGATAAAATATTTTTAAATTATGTTAACTGCATCCAGCAATTTTTTAAAAATACACTATCCTACAATTAAAATAAAAGGAGGCGGTATGTATAAGAATATTTTGGTTCCCATTGATATTGATGAAGATAACCTGATGAACAAAGCAATTCCGTTAGTGGAAGACATTGCAAAAAATGAAGATCCTTATGTTCACTTTTTGTATGTACTCCCGAAGCTTCCACAATCTTCTTATTATCGACTAGTTATGAGCGGTGATCAATTAGATCAAGGATGCTTAAAAACGTCAGCTAAGAAAGAGCTAAAAAAAATTATTGAACGGTTTGATTTACCTGAAGATAGAATGCAAACACATATTTGCATAGGCACACCACGAGATGTCATATTGCAGGTTGCCGATGAAGTAAACGCAGATTTAATCGTGATTGGTTCGCATAATCCTGAAGATGATTCTTATTATTTAGGTTCAACTGCTGCAGATATTACACGTTATGCAAAGCGTTCTGTTATGGTAGTAAGATAAGTCTAATGTACCTATAAGCGTTAAATAAGAATATTTGTAGGTCTAGTGTTATCGCTGTTATGTTTAGCTAACACATAACAGCGATTATGTAACTAGAGATATAAATTAACCATGTTAATCAGCATGTTTTATATTTGGAAAAATTTTCTTAATGACTATAAATGATCTCCTGATAATAATTAAAAAATCCCTATGTTAAAAATCACTGCATTACTAGAAAACAAATCAATTAATCCTGAACTTAGTCATTACCCAGGTCTGTCATTCTTGTTGGAAGATGATGAGTATCAAACTAATATTCTCTTTGATACAGGAAAAGATCTAACGTTTATCTCAAACGCAAAAAAAATGGGGATTGACTTAACTACACTAAAAACAATTGTTGTTTCTCATGGGCATTATGATCACTTCGGTGGCTTAACACACTTACCAGTCGATTTTTTTACTCATAAACCACGAATTGTCGCTCATCCTTACCTATTTTCAGTCCGCTATTCAGCGCTTTTTTTAGGTAATAAAAATATTAAATTTAAACGTTTAGCACCTTTATTTGATCGAGCAAAACTTGAAGCTCAGTTTTCTTTTGAATTAACGCAAACTCCGTTAACAATTGACGAAAAATTTATCTATTCAGGGCAGGTAACTCAACGACAAGTGAATAAACGCTATGGCGTTATTATTCATGAATCAGGTGAGGAAAATGATTACGTGCTTGATGATAGTTTTCTGGTTTGGCAAGGAAAGAAAGGTTTAGTGCTTATAACCGGTTGTAGTCATTCTGGTATTGAATCCATTATTGAGCACGCAAAAAAAATAACAGGGAATAGCCAAATTCAAGCGATTGTAGGAGGGCTACATCTGCGTTGTGCAACGCCTTTTGCATTACAACGCGCTAAAAAAGCAATAGACAAAAATATTGATGTGTATGGATGTCATTGTACTGGCGTATTAGGGCGAAGATATCTTAATGCGAAAGATTTTAATGCAGGACAATCTTTATCTTTTGAGTAGAATTAATGTAAATATGGAAATTAAAACAGGTATGAAAATTTTGTTTTTTGAACCATATTTTAACAAATTAATGCATTGAAACAAAAAAATAAAAGTACTTTTAGTGCTATTTGTAATAAGAATACGCTAATAGCTTTGGCAATAATTGATTTAGTATTATTGCCAAAAGAGAAGCGCGCAAGTGACTTTACTTACGAATAACCATCACTGAACGTGAGGTGTTATTGACAATATAATCCGCAGTAGAGCCTAACAATATATTACGTTGATTGCGTGAGCTTGAACCTATAATGATAGTGTCAGCATCAATATTTTCAGCTAGCTCTAGAATATTATAGTTGGGTGTGCCAATAACGGCATGGCATTGATATTGCTCTTTGGGTAGGTTAAATTGTTGTTTTACACATCGCTCTAATTTCTCAGTTAATAAAATTAAAGCTTGTTGTTTTTTTTCAACGACAGAAGGGCTGTCACAATTAAGCCCATAAGCTTCTAAAGAGCGTAAATTAGGCATCACTGTAATAAAATGGAAATAATTTTCTGGTTTTGAACCAAGAAATTGAATATCTGCGATCATACGTTGAATTCTGTTATCTTCTAATAAATCAATTGCAACAAGGTATTTGTTAGCCATAGTTTGCCTTTTCAATAAATTAGCGCTTAAATTAAGTATAAGTAAACAAGCTTATAAGTTGAAATTTAAAAGCAAATATTGCGATTATTGCATCATTATTTGGGGTTTTTAGGCTCTAAAAGATAAAAAAATGATGTAGTGAATGCATAAATCCTTTAAAATTTATTCGAATTGCCTAATAGGCATTTTTATCATTTTTACACATCATGGAATGATCCCATTAGGTTATAGTTTATATGAGAAAATCAAGCGAAGACTTACTGAAATGTATTGCTACCATATTACAGTGGGTGCTTAATATTGGGTTACTTATTTTAGCGATTGTATTAGTCAGTTTTCTTATAAAAGAAACGTATGTAATTGCTTCATTATTATTTAATTTAGGTGCCGAAGAGTCCTCTTATCAACTACTCGAAGGTATTTTAATCTACTTTCTTTATTTTGAGTTTATTGCACTTATTGTTAAATATTTTTTATCTGGTGGGCATTTTCCACTTAGATATTTTATTTATATCGGTATAACCGCAATTGTACGTCTAATTATTGTTGAGCATAAAAACTCAGTTGATACGTTAATTCAATCAGGTGCAATTTTACTGTTAGTTATTGCGCTATTTATTGCTAATACTGAAAAACTAAAACGAAGTTGATCATTTGATAATTATGCTTGCTGAGCGACTTAGCATAGAAAGCGAGACGTAAGGCAAAAAATAAAAATAAGGTTTTCCGCATGATTGAGAGAGGTATGTTATTATCTTTCTCAATTTTATCCGGGGTTATACAAAAATATTACTATGTCTTATCAATGTCCATTATGTTATCAGGCACTTTCTCTTCGGGCACACAGTTGGGTATGTGAAAACAATCATCAATTTGATTGTGCGAAAGAAGGGTATGTGAATTTGCTACCAGTGCAATTTAAACGCTCGAAAGAGCCGGGTGATAGCGCTGAAATGATAAATGCTCGCCGTGAATTTTTAGATGCAGGCTTTTACCAGCCAATGAGAGATAAAGTGGCTGATTTAGTACAAACATTATTGTCTGAAAAGAATAGCGTTGTGTTGGATATTGGTTGTGGTGAAGGTTATTACACTAACCAGTTTTATCAAAATTTAAAATTACATAATCCTCAAGTTTATGGTTTAGATGTTTCTAAAGTTGCGATTAAATCTGCTGCTAAACGTTATTCATCAATTCATTTTTGTGTAGCATCAAGTCAGCGTTTGCCTTTTTGTGATGCTTCTTTAAATGCAGTTATTCGTATTTATGCGCCTTGTAATAGTGATGAATTAGCAAGAGTGATTGCACATAATGGTTATATTATTACAGTTACACCCGCGCCTCGTCATCTCTATCAATTAAAAGCATTGATATATTCAGACGTACATCTTCATCCATTAAAAGAAGAACATTTTGAGGGATTTAATAAAGTATCAGAACATCAAGTTGCTTATATGATGAATTTAAACGGCAAGCAAGCAAGTGATTTATTGCAGATGACGCCTTTTGCATGGCGAGCAAGTGAAGAAGTAAAAAAACAATTGGCTGACAGTGCACAGGTTGAATGTGAAACAGATTTTTTAATTCGTGTTTACCAACGTCATGCTTAATAACGAAAAATAACAAATATTTTATGATGTAAGTAAAAAGCTTAGGCGTAATATTTCAAACCTAAGCTTTTTATTGGGCTCGATTAGACTGACACTTATTTAGCGTACATAAATAATTCAAGATGTTCGAATACAATATTAAAGCCAATAGCAATTAATACGATCCCACCAATAATTTCTGCTTTTTTTCCAAGCACTGGGCCAACATAGCGACCGATTAGCATACCCAATGTAGCCATAATCATGGTCATCATACCAATCGTCATTGCAGTAT
This genomic stretch from Proteus vulgaris harbors:
- the cycA gene encoding D-alanine/D-serine/glycine permease, coding for MEEQTEISPPARVKNATLQRGLTNRHIQLIAIGGAIGTGLFMGSGKTISLAGPSIIFVYMIIGFVLFFVMRAMGELLLSNLEYKSFSDFAGDLLGPWAGFFVGWTYWFCWVITGIADIVAITSYISYWAPNFPEWGTSFICVLTLLILNLATVKLFGEMEFWFSMIKITAIVSLIVVGIVLISIGFESPAGHTAALQNIWNDGGMFPKGLSGFFAGFQIAIFAFVGIELVGTAAAETRNPEKSLPKAINAIPIRIITFYVLALAIIMSVTPWRSILADKSPFVELFVMIGIPAAASLVNFVVLTAAASSANSGIFSTSRMLFGLSKEGEAPKQFSQLSKRAVPANGLLFTSLCLSCGIVLIYFIPDVMHVFTLVTTVSALLFMFIWSMILCSYLAYRKKRPQLHEKSIYKMPLGIIMSWLCLAFFVFMTVLLAFEHDTRQALSVTPLWFIALAIGYQYVKKNKQKKNVQK
- the uspF_2 gene encoding universal stress protein, with the protein product MYKNILVPIDIDEDNLMNKAIPLVEDIAKNEDPYVHFLYVLPKLPQSSYYRLVMSGDQLDQGCLKTSAKKELKKIIERFDLPEDRMQTHICIGTPRDVILQVADEVNADLIVIGSHNPEDDSYYLGSTAADITRYAKRSVMVVR
- a CDS encoding metallo-beta-lactamase superfamily protein — protein: MLKITALLENKSINPELSHYPGLSFLLEDDEYQTNILFDTGKDLTFISNAKKMGIDLTTLKTIVVSHGHYDHFGGLTHLPVDFFTHKPRIVAHPYLFSVRYSALFLGNKNIKFKRLAPLFDRAKLEAQFSFELTQTPLTIDEKFIYSGQVTQRQVNKRYGVIIHESGEENDYVLDDSFLVWQGKKGLVLITGCSHSGIESIIEHAKKITGNSQIQAIVGGLHLRCATPFALQRAKKAIDKNIDVYGCHCTGVLGRRYLNAKDFNAGQSLSFE
- the uspF_3 gene encoding universal stress protein, translating into MANKYLVAIDLLEDNRIQRMIADIQFLGSKPENYFHFITVMPNLRSLEAYGLNCDSPSVVEKKQQALILLTEKLERCVKQQFNLPKEQYQCHAVIGTPNYNILELAENIDADTIIIGSSSRNQRNILLGSTADYIVNNTSRSVMVIRK
- the psiE gene encoding phosphate-starvation-inducible protein PsiE yields the protein MRKSSEDLLKCIATILQWVLNIGLLILAIVLVSFLIKETYVIASLLFNLGAEESSYQLLEGILIYFLYFEFIALIVKYFLSGGHFPLRYFIYIGITAIVRLIIVEHKNSVDTLIQSGAILLLVIALFIANTEKLKRS
- the rrmA gene encoding ribosomal RNA large subunit methyltransferase A; this encodes MREVCYYLSQFYPGLYKNITMSYQCPLCYQALSLRAHSWVCENNHQFDCAKEGYVNLLPVQFKRSKEPGDSAEMINARREFLDAGFYQPMRDKVADLVQTLLSEKNSVVLDIGCGEGYYTNQFYQNLKLHNPQVYGLDVSKVAIKSAAKRYSSIHFCVASSQRLPFCDASLNAVIRIYAPCNSDELARVIAHNGYIITVTPAPRHLYQLKALIYSDVHLHPLKEEHFEGFNKVSEHQVAYMMNLNGKQASDLLQMTPFAWRASEEVKKQLADSAQVECETDFLIRVYQRHA